The following coding sequences lie in one Rutidosis leptorrhynchoides isolate AG116_Rl617_1_P2 chromosome 6, CSIRO_AGI_Rlap_v1, whole genome shotgun sequence genomic window:
- the LOC139854175 gene encoding uncharacterized protein, whose product MENNSTNDPLYLANSDHPGMTLTTTLFNGSNYTGWSRTIKMALGAKLKLGFIDGTLAKPAVTDANFQRWTRCDYMVICWILNSMIAELSESFLYAQSAQELWKELNERYGQSNGPLIYQIERELSKVNQGGLTVAAYYNKLKRF is encoded by the coding sequence ATGGAGAACAATTCAACAAATGATCCATTGTATCTTGCCAATTCCGATCATCCTGGTATGACGTTGACTACCACTCTGTTCAATGGAAGCAATTATACTGGATGGAGTAGGACGATCAAAATGGCGTTAGGTGCAAAGCTGAAGCTAGGGTTCATTGATGGAACTTTGGCTAAACCTGCTGTTACAGATGCTAATTTCCAAAGGTGGACTCGCTGTGACTATATGGTAATTTGCTGGATCTTAAACTCTATGATTGCTGAATTGTCTGAATCGTTCTTATATGCACAATCTGCTCAAGAATTGTGGAAAGAACTCAATGAAAGATATGGTCAGAGTAATGGTCCTCTGATTTATCAAATTGAAAGAGAGCTTAGTAAAGTTAATCAAGGAGGATTGACTGTTGCTGCTTACTATAACAAATTGAAAAGATTTTAG